A part of Podarcis muralis chromosome 13, rPodMur119.hap1.1, whole genome shotgun sequence genomic DNA contains:
- the FBRS gene encoding putative fibrosin-1 isoform X1 — MEGTAAAPAPCWSGGGGSSSRTRRQRRCSRRDRESRCTRRRGGRPGDGSRRGLLSSSSSGSDSEGPSPPAPVAPGKGRSLQQQQRRRRRPLRRRKRPSGSSCSRDEEEEEEEEDLIDGFAIASFVSLEALEKDATLKTPERLELRMKHSGKRKRGEGNNSEPEDEDGSSEKGRSRERAVRKRTKKRHKEPSLQSYLETGYICDTESDPEEQASIDDLEQSFTVSTSKAASGPIGALNGSCEAKLSVIPKVSGLERSQERNYEADRDPLLVPFLPKEPPSQAAAAPAPAQALPPSPPAPPPTRTRAQTPNAVCGTPQPKGQLPPMPQGGAVPHNLTQSQLHMKVPPFASQTQAPYAVGLDLSTGGCSRGAAHPKPILPPCSPSSSQLPHRPSTPSLALPPHAFPPTLRPPSHHHPGMFTPSPGLPPPPPLLQVAGHPAAAAAISEQELIRQDLSSRFLTAQGGADMGAAAIRPLAFQFHQHNHQHQHTHQHTHQHFTPFPPGMVPTASPAMYEKYPGKMDGLLRHNFYAAFPPTVSGISPVLPPAVTFGSLQGAFQPKVKPPDIVDKWAFLFFLSWKGGSSRIQGSWVPPPQPPGGFLAGRAEGQDSWGIYVKSWGEQSMGMRGARVTGEKWSPKAFEHEEQVLGLLGSSAGSGKEVGPRGASLVIWRACVCVCVLHGLHGVAFSPRPEVDREAGSQSSSIAGLESQDSMWETENGFLTSAKRIARFSVCLGEGSECGERRVLLSSLSPPDPLFLPQSTNPDLPSRLGAVPPTLSQKGTQLTDPFRPTLRKPGKWCAMHVRVAYMILRHQEKMKVGWACATSPLRLRTVMGCGAAPAGSRQRVAASNGRSLSHSALLMSVLDPGFKAGSLVQGDPQKLDFRNDLLTGLPGTGAFGSLPHSQELARPATLFTASGAIHHPGSGTSFGPAGTPHGSFLSPSPHIGKSWRTRMPGPVGQDPASSIRLFTPLLASFPDPFGRPPSFASLGALSNGAFGGLGNPSFNSSAVFGQKDSPGAPSFPSPHEAWNRLHRTPPSFPTAPAWPKGGAGDGAERGGTQHEKESEKPEGPVIKDEKDRDALFSRHPLRASPATPTPKNLALAHEEPPGRSHIPAEREHRYGSPAGSGHASRSPYPELPLKKEVKVKEEPELTGFEGALRTGPPFHSTLHVSHPLGTLAVFERPQTGTGGSVSPYLVAAPPSAASYAALEAWREPYHRGLELHPLQRLPRYLETPSPAATAAEDYERARLYGLAPPPHPSLMAYPRHPNGLLAKATPAAAAAAAAAAVGLLSAPPPLIPASNARPCSPRRAPDIRELAAYKDRDSR; from the exons AAGGATGCTACCTTGAAGACCCCGGAGCGGCTGGAGCTTCGGATGAAGCATTCTGGAAAGAGAAAACGGGGAGAGGGGAACAACTCTGAGCCTGAGGATGAGGATGGGAGCTCAGAGAAGGGTCGCAGCCGGGAGAGAGCAGTGAGGAAGCGTACCAAGAAGCGGCACAAAGAG cCTTCTCTCCAATCCTACCTGGAAACTGGATATATA TGTGATACAGAAAGTGACCCAGAGGAGCAG GCCTCCATTGATGACCTCGAACAGTCATTCACTGTCTCAACCAGCAAAG CAGCCTCGGGACCCATTGGTGCATTAAATGGGAGCTGTGAAGCCAAACTCTCTGTGATCCCTAAAGTCTCTGGCCTGGAGCGGAGCCAGGAGCGTAATTATGAGGCCGACCGGGACCCCCTGCTAGTGCCTTTCCTGCCCAAGGAGCCCCCTTCTCAGGCAGCCGCAGCCCCCGCTCCAGCTCAGGCCTTGCCCCCCAGTCCTCCCGCCCCACCTCCCACCAGGACAAGGGCTCAGACGCCTAATGCTGTTTGCGGGACACCCCAGCCCAAAGGCCAGCTGCCTCCGATGCCTCAGGGGGGAGCCGTCCCCCACAACCTCACCCAGAGCCAGCTGCACATGAAGGTACCACCCTTTGCCAGCCAGACGCAAGCGCCATACGCTGTAGGGCTGGATCTCAGCACCGGAGG GTGCAGCCGCGGCGCAGCTCACCCCAAGCCCATTCTCCCTCCATgctccccctcttcctctcagCTCCCTCACCGGCCCTCCACCCCCTCGCTGGCCCTGCCTCCCCACGCCTTTCCGCCCACCCTTCGGCCcccttcccaccaccacccaggCATGTTCACCCCCTCGCCTGGCCTCCCACCGCCACCCCCGCTGCTTCAAGTTGCCGGGCACCCAGCTGCAGCCGCTGCCATATCTG AACAAGAACTAATCCGCCAAGACCTGAGTTCGCGCTTCCTCACGGCCCAAGGCGGCGCCGACATGGGGGCTGCCGCCATCCGCCCGCTGGCCTTCCAGTTCCACCAACACAACCACCAGCACCAGCACACCCACCAGCACACCCACCAGCACTTCACCCCTTTCCCCCCAGGCATGGTGCCCACAGCCAGTCCAGCCATG TATGAGAAATACCCAGGCAAGATGGACGGGCTCCTGCGACACAAT ttTTATGCCGCCTTCCCCCCAACCGTGTCGGGGATCTCCCCGGTCCTGCCTCCCGCTGTGACTTTTGGCTCCCTGCAGGGGGCGTTCCAACCTAAGGTGAAGCCTCCAGACATAGTAGACAAATgggcttttctgttctttttatcTTGGAAGGGGGGAAGTTCTAGAATTCAGGGCTcctgggttccccctccccaacctccTGGTGGATTTTTAGCAGGGAGGGCGGAGGGCCAGGACTCCTGGGGAATCTATGTGAAGAGTTGGGGGGAGCAGAGTATGGGGATGCGGGGAGCCAGGGTTACTGGGGAGAAGTGGAGCCCCAAAGCTTTTGAGCATGAAGAGCAGGTGCTTGGACTCTTGGGTTCATCTGCTGGCTCTGGGAAAGAAGTGGGGCCGAGGGGAGCATCCCTCGTGATTTGGAgagcatgcgtgtgtgtgtgtgtcctgcatGGCCTGCATGGAGTGGCATTCTCCCCTCGTCCTGAGGTGGACAGGGAGGCTGGGAGCCAGAGCTCCTCAATAGCTGGGTTGGAGAGCCAGGATTCTATGTGGGAAACAGAGAATGGATTTCTGACCTCTGCCAAGAGGATTGCACGATTCTCTGTGTGCTTGGGAGAGGGATCTGAATGTGGAGAGAGGAGAGTTCTCCTCAGCAGCCTGTCTCCTCCTGACCCACTGTTTCTTCCCCAGAGCACTAACCCTGACCTGCCATCCCGGCTGGGCGCTGTCCCACCTACCTTGTCCCAGAAAGGCACTCAG CTCACCGATCCCTTCAGGCCGACGCTAAGA AAGCCCGGGAAGTGGTGCGCCATGCACGTCCGTGTAGCATATATGATCCTGCGGCACCAGGAGAAGATGAAGGTAGGGTGGGCCTGCGCCACCTCCCCCCTCCGCCTGCGTACAGTGATGGGGTGTGGCGCAGCTCCTGCTGGTAGCCGCCAGAGGGTCGCTGCAAGCAACGGGAGAAGCCTCTCCCATTCTGCTCTTCTGATGTCTGTGCTGGACCCTGGATTCAAGGCGGGGTCT CTGGTGCAAGGTGACCCCCAGAAATTGGACTTCCGGAACGACCTTCTCACCGGTTTGCCTGGGACAGGAGCCTTTGGCAGCCTGCCTCACAGCCAGGAGCTGGCACGCCCAGCCACTCTCTTCACAGCCTCAG GTGCCATCCACCACCCAGGCAGTGGCACATCATTTGGTCCTGCCGGCACCCCTCATGGCTCCTtcctcagccccagcccccaCATTGGTAAGAGCTGGCGCACCAGAATGCCAGGGCCGGTGGGGCAGGACCCAGCATCTTCCATACGATTGTTCACTCCTCTGCTCGCCTCTTTTCCAGATCCCTTTGGCAGGCCCCCCAGTTTTGCCTCCCTAGGGGCGCTCTCCAATGGGGCTTTTGGGGGCCTGGGCAACCCATCTTTCA ACTCGAGTGCTGTCTTTGGGCAGAAGGACAGTCCCGGAGCTCCATCCTTCCCTAGCCCCCATGAGGCATGGAACCGCTTACACCGCACACCCCCTTCCTTTCCCACCGCCCCAGCCTGGCCCAAAGGTGGGGCTGGAGATGGGGCTGAGCGTGGAGGAACCCAGCACGAGAAGGAGAGCGAGAAGCCAGAAGggccagtgatcaaggatgaaAAGGACAG AGATGCCCTCTTCTCGCGCCATCCACTGCGTGCCTCTCCAGCTACTCCCACCCCTAAGAACCTAGCATTGGCTCACGAGGAGCCCCCAGGCCGGTCACACATCCCAGCAGAGCGTGAGCATCGCTACGGAAGCCCGGCAGGTTCAGGCCACGCCTCCCGCTCCCCTTACccagagctgcctctgaagaaggAAGTGAAGGTCAAGGAGGAGCCTGAGTTGACGGGCTTTGAGGGGGCGCTGCGCACGGGGCCTCCCTTCCACAGCAccctgcatgtttcccacccccTGGGGACGCTGGCTGTGTTTGAGAGACCCCAGACCGGAACTGGCGGAAGCGTCTCCCCATACCTGGTTGCTGCCCCGCCCTCAGCTGCCTCCTATGCTGCGCTCGAAGCCTGGCGTGAGCCCTATCACCGGGGGCTGGAGCTGCACCCGCTACAGCGCCTGCCCCGCTACCTGGAGACCCCGTCGCCTGCCGCCACTGCCGCCGAGGACTACGAACGGGCCCGGTTATATGGCCTggcgcccccaccccaccccagcctcaTGGCCTATCCCCGCCACCCAAACGGGCTGCTGGCAAAAGCCACCCCTGCTGCGGCCGCCGCCGCGGCTGCTGCCGCTGTAGGACTGCTGAGCGCCCCCCCGCCTCTCATCCCTGCTTCGAATGCTCGGCCCTGCTCCCCCCGCCGTGCGCCTGACATCCGGGAACTGGCCGCCTACAAGGACCGGGACTCCAGATAA